From one Streptomyces sp. N50 genomic stretch:
- a CDS encoding RNA-guided endonuclease TnpB family protein yields the protein MTAIHAKRAFKYRFYPTDVQAAELSRTFGCVRKVYNLALAARSEAWTLRREQVTYNQTSAMLTGWKKTEELAFLREVSSVPLQQTLRHVQTAFTHFFAKRAKYPRFKTRKKSRKSAEYTRSGFRFRDGQLTLAKMTEPLDIVWSRALPEGAQLSTVNVSQDAAGRWFVSMLCDDPAIRPLPATDKAVGIDVGLTHLLTLSTGEKVANPRHERRDRGRLVRAQRELSRKAKGEGTNRAKARRKVAKIHARIADRRRDLLHKLTTRLMRENQTLVIEDLTVRSMVKNHTLARAISDASWSEFRSMLEYKAKWYGREVIAVDRFFPSSKLCSACGAVQERMPLDVRTWTCDCGTTHDRDVNAARNLLAAGLAVSVCGAGVRPQRSSPGGQLATKQKTPRREP from the coding sequence GTGACCGCGATTCACGCGAAGCGGGCGTTCAAGTACCGCTTCTATCCCACCGATGTGCAGGCAGCCGAGTTGTCGCGCACGTTCGGGTGCGTGCGGAAGGTCTACAACCTGGCGCTCGCTGCCCGGAGTGAGGCGTGGACGCTGAGGCGGGAACAGGTCACCTACAACCAGACCTCGGCCATGCTGACCGGATGGAAGAAGACTGAGGAACTCGCCTTCCTGAGGGAGGTCTCGTCTGTTCCGCTTCAGCAGACACTGCGGCATGTGCAGACGGCGTTCACCCACTTCTTCGCCAAGCGGGCCAAGTACCCGCGCTTCAAGACGCGGAAGAAGTCGCGGAAGTCCGCCGAATACACCCGCAGCGGCTTCCGTTTCCGGGACGGCCAGCTGACGTTGGCGAAGATGACGGAGCCGCTGGACATCGTCTGGTCGCGGGCATTGCCGGAAGGAGCCCAGCTGTCGACTGTGAACGTGTCGCAGGACGCGGCCGGTCGCTGGTTCGTCTCGATGCTGTGCGACGACCCCGCCATCAGGCCACTTCCTGCCACTGATAAGGCTGTCGGGATCGATGTCGGTCTTACCCATCTGCTGACCCTCTCCACGGGGGAGAAGGTCGCCAACCCGCGGCACGAGCGCCGTGACCGCGGCCGTCTCGTGAGAGCTCAGCGGGAGCTGTCGCGCAAGGCCAAGGGCGAGGGAACCAACAGGGCCAAGGCCCGGCGTAAGGTCGCGAAGATCCACGCCCGAATCGCCGACCGGCGCCGCGATCTGCTCCACAAGTTGACCACTCGACTCATGCGTGAAAACCAAACGCTCGTGATCGAGGACCTGACCGTACGCAGCATGGTCAAAAACCACACGCTCGCCCGGGCCATCTCCGACGCGAGCTGGAGCGAGTTCCGCTCCATGCTGGAGTACAAGGCGAAGTGGTACGGGCGCGAAGTCATCGCGGTGGACCGCTTCTTCCCCTCCTCCAAGCTGTGCTCCGCCTGCGGTGCTGTGCAGGAGAGAATGCCGCTCGATGTTCGTACCTGGACATGCGACTGCGGGACGACTCATGACCGGGACGTGAACGCGGCACGGAACCTTTTGGCCGCCGGGCTGGCGGTGTCTGTCTGTGGAGCTGGTGTAAGACCTCAACGGAGTTCTCCGGGCGGGCAGTTGGCGACGAAGCAGAAAACCCCACGGCGCGAGCCGTAG
- a CDS encoding glycoside hydrolase family 2 TIM barrel-domain containing protein: MKRTSFNEGWQTRPKVNPFAELSGTKAPFRPVTLPHDAMIGQARTAPGGDATMEGGAGAYFPGGTHEYRKTFTVPEEHRGRRILFEFEGVYRDAVVYINGDYAGQRPYGYSHFHIDADRFLRFGEDNEIRVEARAHRDSRWYTGAGIYRDTWMLVGEVVRIAPDGVRVTTPDIDAERAVVEVATRIENDSIAIRTVDVVTEVRDSDGSVVASDVSKATVLPGEPAVVRQRLYVQAPLLWSTGTPALYTATVTLKDLDAETVVFGVRSLRLDPRHGLRINGESVKLRGACVHHDNGVLGAATFARAEERRVHLLKDAGFNALRMSHHPMSKAMLDACDRLGMLVVDEAFDVWTSGKSDFDYSLDFPEWWERDIDAMVAKDFNHPSVIMYSIGNEIPETGTPSGAARGRQLAEKVRWLDHTRYVTNAVNGMLAVLSELRATREQAPQDGTGINTLMADAGDMMNAISASALVTERTAESFAVLDVAGMNYAEARYTLDRELFPDRIILGTETFPTRIDGNWRLVEQLGHVVGDFTWTGWDYLGEVGIGRPQYLTPDTPRPSHTAPYPYLLAGCGDLDITGHRRPASYYREIVFGLRTEPYIAVRRPEHHGSTWAGTPWAWSDTVATWTWPGFEGEPVTVEVYGDADEVELLVGARSLGRRPVGEEHRFRTEFETSYEPGELLAIAYRDGVETGRHSLRTATGPVQLRAAPDRRHITAHGGDLAYVTLTLTDPDGTLHTAADRPVTLEVSGAGVLSGFGSADPSTEERFDTTERRTYEGRALAVLRPTGPGRIRLVASAPGCAPVAMVVAVE; the protein is encoded by the coding sequence ATGAAGCGCACGTCCTTCAACGAAGGCTGGCAGACCCGCCCCAAGGTCAACCCCTTCGCCGAACTGTCCGGTACGAAGGCGCCGTTCAGGCCGGTGACACTGCCGCACGACGCGATGATCGGGCAGGCGCGCACGGCGCCGGGCGGCGACGCCACGATGGAGGGCGGCGCCGGAGCGTACTTCCCGGGCGGGACCCACGAGTACCGCAAGACGTTCACCGTTCCCGAGGAGCACCGGGGCAGGCGGATCCTCTTCGAGTTCGAGGGCGTGTACCGCGACGCCGTCGTGTACATCAACGGCGACTACGCGGGCCAACGCCCGTACGGCTACTCGCACTTCCACATCGACGCCGACCGTTTCCTGCGCTTCGGCGAGGACAACGAGATCCGCGTGGAGGCCCGCGCCCACCGCGACTCGCGCTGGTACACCGGTGCGGGCATCTACCGCGACACATGGATGCTCGTCGGCGAAGTGGTCCGCATCGCGCCCGACGGGGTCCGTGTCACCACCCCGGACATCGACGCGGAACGGGCGGTGGTCGAAGTCGCGACGAGGATCGAGAACGACTCGATCGCGATCCGTACGGTCGATGTCGTCACCGAGGTCCGCGACAGCGACGGGAGCGTCGTCGCGAGCGACGTCTCGAAGGCGACGGTACTGCCGGGCGAGCCCGCGGTCGTACGCCAACGCCTGTACGTCCAGGCCCCGTTGCTGTGGAGCACCGGCACACCCGCCCTGTACACCGCCACCGTGACCCTGAAGGACCTCGACGCCGAGACCGTCGTCTTCGGTGTCCGCTCACTGCGCCTCGACCCCCGGCACGGGCTGCGGATCAACGGCGAGAGCGTCAAGCTGCGCGGCGCGTGTGTCCACCACGACAACGGGGTGCTGGGCGCGGCGACCTTCGCGCGCGCCGAGGAACGGCGGGTCCACCTCCTCAAGGACGCCGGGTTCAACGCACTCCGCATGTCCCATCACCCCATGAGCAAGGCGATGTTGGACGCGTGCGACCGGCTTGGCATGCTCGTCGTGGACGAGGCCTTCGACGTGTGGACGTCGGGCAAGAGCGACTTCGACTACAGCCTCGACTTCCCCGAGTGGTGGGAGCGCGACATCGATGCGATGGTCGCCAAGGACTTCAACCACCCCAGCGTCATCATGTACTCGATCGGCAACGAGATCCCCGAGACCGGTACCCCCTCAGGCGCCGCACGGGGCCGCCAACTCGCCGAGAAGGTCCGCTGGTTGGACCACACGCGCTATGTCACCAACGCCGTCAACGGCATGCTCGCCGTCCTGTCCGAACTGCGGGCGACGCGAGAACAGGCACCGCAGGACGGCACCGGCATCAACACCCTCATGGCCGACGCGGGCGACATGATGAACGCGATCAGCGCCTCCGCCCTCGTCACGGAGAGAACGGCCGAGTCGTTCGCCGTGCTCGACGTCGCCGGCATGAACTACGCCGAGGCCCGCTACACCCTGGACCGCGAACTGTTCCCCGACCGGATCATCCTCGGCACCGAGACCTTTCCCACCCGCATCGACGGCAACTGGCGTCTGGTCGAACAACTCGGCCATGTCGTCGGCGACTTCACCTGGACCGGCTGGGACTACCTCGGCGAGGTCGGCATCGGCCGCCCCCAGTACCTCACCCCGGACACCCCGCGCCCCTCGCACACCGCGCCGTACCCGTACCTGCTCGCGGGCTGCGGCGACCTCGACATCACCGGCCACCGCCGACCCGCCTCCTACTACCGCGAGATCGTCTTCGGCCTGCGCACCGAGCCCTACATCGCGGTCCGGCGCCCCGAACACCACGGCAGCACCTGGGCCGGAACGCCATGGGCCTGGAGCGACACCGTCGCCACCTGGACCTGGCCCGGCTTCGAGGGAGAACCCGTCACGGTCGAGGTCTACGGCGACGCCGACGAGGTCGAACTCCTCGTCGGCGCACGCTCGCTGGGGCGGCGGCCGGTGGGCGAGGAGCACCGCTTCCGCACCGAGTTCGAGACGTCGTACGAACCCGGTGAACTCCTCGCGATCGCCTACCGCGACGGCGTCGAGACCGGCCGCCACAGCCTGCGTACCGCGACGGGCCCGGTACAGCTGCGCGCCGCACCCGACCGTCGGCACATCACGGCACACGGCGGCGACCTCGCGTACGTCACCCTCACCCTGACGGACCCGGACGGCACCCTCCACACCGCGGCCGATCGTCCGGTGACCCTCGAAGTCTCCGGCGCGGGCGTCCTGTCGGGCTTCGGCAGCGCGGACCCGTCCACCGAGGAGCGCTTCGACACGACGGAGCGCCGCACCTACGAAGGCCGCGCCCTCGCGGTCCTCCGCCCGACCGGGCCCGGCAGGATCCGCCTGGTCGCCTCGGCACCCGGGTGCGCCCCGGTCGCCATGGTCGTCGCCGTCGAGTAG
- a CDS encoding LacI family DNA-binding transcriptional regulator: MSRSTRATAKDVARASGVSQTTVSFVLNGAAGHVSEETRERVRQAARELGYVPNGSAQALRKGASRIVLLNIEGVPTGSSLGSYIRGLDAELALHQHVLLVLHGHLSSQALTDVAQAVSARAVIDLGDAGRADDILADAETSLDAFSAQADVPVRYLADRGHRHLATVMPDTPELQTLAALRGRLIRQATHAAGLPACPALVLPGDLDTAEQRLRAFRTDHPDVTAVLAYNDDLALVTLAAMRRLGLRAPQDLAVVGFDDTPHGALFSPALTTVHIDAEAIGRSAARTALGLPAADTASEPARVIVRESA, from the coding sequence GTGAGCAGGTCCACGCGCGCGACAGCCAAGGACGTCGCCCGGGCCAGCGGGGTCTCCCAGACCACGGTGAGCTTCGTTCTCAACGGTGCGGCCGGCCACGTCTCCGAGGAGACACGCGAACGGGTACGGCAGGCCGCGCGCGAACTCGGCTACGTCCCCAACGGCTCGGCGCAGGCGCTGCGCAAAGGGGCGTCCCGCATCGTCCTGCTCAACATCGAGGGGGTCCCCACCGGCAGCAGCCTCGGCAGCTACATCCGGGGCCTCGACGCCGAACTCGCCCTGCACCAGCACGTGTTGCTGGTGCTGCACGGCCATCTCTCCTCGCAGGCCCTCACCGACGTGGCACAGGCCGTCTCCGCCCGCGCCGTGATCGACCTGGGCGACGCGGGCCGCGCCGACGACATCCTCGCCGACGCCGAGACCTCCCTCGACGCGTTCTCCGCGCAGGCCGACGTCCCGGTCCGATATCTGGCCGACCGAGGCCACCGGCACCTCGCCACCGTCATGCCGGACACCCCCGAACTCCAGACCCTGGCCGCGCTACGAGGGCGGCTCATCCGGCAGGCCACGCACGCCGCGGGCCTGCCCGCCTGCCCGGCGCTCGTCCTGCCCGGCGATCTCGACACCGCCGAGCAACGGCTCCGGGCCTTCCGCACCGACCACCCCGACGTCACGGCCGTCCTCGCCTACAACGACGACCTCGCGCTCGTCACCCTCGCCGCGATGCGGCGCCTCGGGCTGCGCGCACCGCAGGACCTCGCCGTCGTCGGGTTCGACGACACCCCGCACGGAGCGCTCTTCTCACCCGCCCTGACCACCGTGCACATCGACGCGGAGGCCATCGGCCGCAGCGCCGCACGCACCGCGCTGGGCCTGCCGGCGGCCGACACCGCCTCCGAACCGGCCCGCGTGATCGTCCGCGAATCCGCCTAG
- the pflA gene encoding pyruvate formate-lyase-activating protein: MSTVRTAATGRIHSWDLSTGVDGPGTRFVLFVSGCPLRCLYCANPDPWHLRDGQEVSVDAVTAEIGKFKDFVTTAGGGVTLTGGEPLLQSAFTGEILRRCKEAGLHTALDTSGFLGARATGELLADTDLVLLDIKSFDVNTYRTLTGGELAPTLDSATRLDRLGVPMWIRYVLLPGWTDDLESVDALAGFVAGLGAVERVDVLPFHKLGTAKYEALGTPFPLLDTPVPDPALIQTVRACFARHGVQAH, from the coding sequence GTGAGTACGGTGCGCACAGCGGCCACCGGCCGGATCCACTCCTGGGACCTGTCCACCGGCGTGGACGGTCCCGGGACCCGGTTCGTCCTCTTCGTCAGTGGCTGCCCGCTGCGCTGCCTGTACTGCGCCAACCCCGACCCCTGGCACCTGCGCGACGGCCAGGAGGTGAGCGTCGACGCGGTGACGGCGGAGATCGGGAAGTTCAAGGACTTCGTCACCACGGCCGGCGGCGGGGTGACCCTCACCGGTGGCGAGCCACTGCTCCAGTCCGCGTTCACCGGGGAGATCCTGCGCCGGTGCAAGGAGGCAGGCCTGCACACGGCCCTCGACACCTCCGGCTTCCTGGGTGCCCGCGCCACCGGGGAACTCCTCGCCGACACCGACCTGGTGCTGCTGGACATCAAGTCCTTCGACGTGAACACCTACCGGACACTGACCGGCGGAGAGCTCGCCCCCACCCTCGACTCCGCGACGCGGCTGGACCGCCTCGGCGTCCCGATGTGGATCCGGTACGTCCTGCTCCCCGGCTGGACCGACGACCTGGAATCCGTGGACGCCCTGGCCGGATTCGTGGCGGGGCTCGGCGCGGTCGAACGGGTCGACGTGCTGCCGTTCCACAAACTCGGCACCGCGAAGTACGAAGCCCTCGGTACGCCCTTCCCGTTGCTCGACACCCCGGTACCCGACCCCGCCCTGATCCAGACCGTTCGCGCGTGCTTCGCGAGGCACGGGGTCCAGGCTCACTGA
- a CDS encoding alpha/beta hydrolase, which translates to MKLDAVDPELRRAVARMPRLPVRRTWGRRVVRALVVRHGPGDPVEGVDVRVLDEGPGLRVYTPAGGGSGAALLWVHGGGYVIGDVVQDNAFCALTARESDIVVVSANYRLAPEHPFPAALDDLSAAWRRVRESAGSLGVDPARVAVGGASAGAGLAACLAQRLYDAGGIPPVGQWLFSPMLDDRTAARRELDGVRHRVWHNAANRTGWAAYLGTGPGASLVPDHAVAARRADLGGLPPAWIGVGDIDLFADECRTYADRLRDAGVDCAFDLVPGAPHGFETWAPGTRIARALLERGRAWLRARVAGPASTALGEA; encoded by the coding sequence ATGAAGCTCGACGCGGTCGACCCGGAACTGCGGCGCGCCGTCGCGCGGATGCCGCGGCTCCCGGTCCGCCGGACGTGGGGACGGCGCGTGGTGCGTGCCCTGGTCGTCCGGCACGGGCCGGGTGACCCTGTCGAGGGCGTCGACGTCCGCGTCCTCGACGAGGGCCCGGGCCTGCGCGTGTACACGCCCGCCGGTGGCGGTTCGGGCGCGGCGCTGCTGTGGGTGCACGGCGGTGGGTATGTCATCGGCGATGTCGTCCAGGACAACGCGTTCTGCGCCCTGACGGCCCGTGAGTCGGACATCGTCGTCGTCTCGGCGAACTACCGCCTCGCCCCCGAACACCCCTTCCCGGCAGCGCTCGACGACCTCTCCGCGGCGTGGCGGCGGGTGCGGGAGTCGGCCGGGTCGCTGGGGGTCGACCCGGCGCGCGTCGCCGTCGGGGGTGCCAGCGCGGGCGCGGGTCTGGCCGCCTGTCTGGCACAGCGGCTGTACGACGCCGGCGGAATCCCTCCGGTCGGACAGTGGCTGTTCTCCCCCATGCTCGACGACCGCACCGCCGCGCGGCGCGAACTGGACGGCGTGCGGCACCGGGTGTGGCACAACGCGGCGAACCGGACCGGTTGGGCCGCCTATCTCGGTACCGGGCCCGGTGCCTCCCTCGTCCCCGACCACGCGGTCGCGGCCCGGCGCGCCGACCTCGGCGGGCTGCCACCGGCCTGGATCGGCGTCGGCGACATCGATCTGTTCGCCGACGAGTGCCGCACCTATGCCGACCGCCTGCGGGACGCGGGCGTGGACTGCGCGTTCGACCTCGTGCCCGGCGCTCCGCACGGCTTCGAGACCTGGGCTCCCGGCACCCGTATCGCCCGGGCGCTGCTGGAGCGCGGCCGGGCCTGGCTGCGTGCACGGGTGGCCGGACCGGCCTCGACGGCACTCGGCGAGGCCTGA
- a CDS encoding roadblock/LC7 domain-containing protein: MSDPVTDLLIALRDNVMGVTETTLATSDGLVVASDTTKTHPESMAAVAAATLALGHRLADQGGTGHLREISARCSTGHVIVTAVGERALLAVVADDGLDQAAFRREIPAVAAELRRHLDEDV; this comes from the coding sequence ATGAGCGACCCCGTGACCGACCTCCTCATCGCCCTGCGGGACAACGTGATGGGAGTGACCGAGACCACGCTGGCCACCAGCGACGGGCTCGTCGTGGCGAGCGACACGACCAAGACCCACCCCGAGTCCATGGCCGCGGTGGCGGCGGCGACCCTGGCCCTGGGTCACCGCCTTGCCGATCAGGGCGGTACCGGCCACCTCCGTGAGATCAGCGCGCGCTGCAGCACGGGCCACGTGATCGTGACGGCCGTAGGAGAGCGGGCGCTGCTGGCCGTGGTCGCGGACGACGGTCTGGACCAGGCGGCGTTCCGCAGGGAGATCCCGGCCGTCGCGGCGGAACTGCGGCGGCATCTGGACGAGGACGTCTAG